The following coding sequences lie in one Phycicoccus duodecadis genomic window:
- a CDS encoding TIGR03936 family radical SAM-associated protein: protein MAPQRTPEGPPPPPAVQKLRIRYAKRGRLRFSSTRDFSRALERALRRAGVPMAFSAGFHPHPLISYANAAPTGTASEAEYFEVRVTERVDPAAVREALDEALPEGLDIVDVVEAGPGALADRLEASDWHLVVRGADPDEVRAAVAAYLATDRAETTRTFKNGPRTFDTREAVLRMQVSGVDEAGCAILRMVVRHTTPSVRPDDILTALRAVTGFAAPVPPLVTRLAQGPLLEADDGVADPLATDREAAGPGR from the coding sequence ATGGCCCCCCAGCGCACCCCCGAGGGACCCCCACCGCCCCCGGCCGTGCAGAAGCTGCGCATCCGCTACGCCAAGCGTGGGCGGCTGCGGTTCTCCTCGACGCGGGACTTCTCCCGGGCGCTCGAGCGGGCCCTGCGCCGCGCCGGCGTGCCGATGGCCTTCTCGGCCGGCTTCCACCCGCACCCGCTGATCTCCTACGCCAACGCGGCCCCCACCGGTACCGCCAGCGAGGCCGAGTACTTCGAGGTGCGGGTCACCGAGCGGGTCGACCCCGCCGCCGTGCGCGAGGCGCTCGACGAGGCCCTGCCGGAGGGTCTCGACATCGTCGACGTGGTCGAGGCCGGCCCGGGGGCGCTCGCCGACCGGCTCGAGGCCAGCGACTGGCACCTGGTCGTGCGGGGCGCCGACCCCGACGAGGTCCGGGCCGCCGTGGCCGCCTACCTGGCCACCGATCGCGCCGAGACGACACGCACCTTCAAGAACGGCCCGCGCACGTTCGACACGCGCGAGGCGGTGCTGAGGATGCAGGTGAGCGGGGTCGACGAGGCCGGGTGTGCGATACTGCGGATGGTCGTACGGCACACCACACCGTCCGTACGCCCCGACGACATCCTGACCGCTCTCCGGGCAGTCACCGGGTTCGCGGCGCCGGTCCCACCGTTGGTGACCCGGCTCGCACAGGGCCCGCTGCTCGAAGCGGACGACGGGGTGGCCGATCCACTGGCCACCGACAGGGAGGCCGCCGGTCCCGGTAGGTGA
- a CDS encoding AMP-dependent synthetase/ligase, with amino-acid sequence MLRATPQIHSPADEPIDQSVLDGRAASVGHLFRDRVAASAGRPAFLHAVASASGEDWVTVTWSELDTVVRELGAGIIALGVEPEDRVAIASGTRYEWAVADLAIMVAGAATTTIYPTTIADDVAFILGDSATKVVFAEDAEQLEKLRSVRTRTPGLGRVVLMTGVPDADDWTLTLDELRALGREYLAGDPGAVDARIDATRPDQLATIIYTSGTTGRPKGVRLPHRCWTYESAAVEAIDILSEDDVQYLWLPLAHVFGKNLLTLPLQIGFATAIDGRIDRIVDNLAVVKPTFMGAAPRIFEKAYARIQMMMEAEGGLKARLFRAASDTGRQVSELREQGRDPSGMLALKYAVLDRLVAAKIRQRFGGNIRFFISGSAALNQDIARWFDGMGMLIAEGYGLTETSAASFVNRTKAYRYGTVGWPLPGIEVRIAGDGEILLRGPGNMEGYHNNPEATAETIDADGWLHTGDIGELDERGFLSITDRKKDLFKTSGGKYVAPSVIESRFKGLCPYASQLVVHGADRNFVSALVTLDADAMAAWAAQHGMAGRPYAEVVTSPEAHAMVQGYVDELNAGLNRWETIKKFTILEHDLSVEDGELTPSLKLKRKVVADRYQGLLDAHYTG; translated from the coding sequence TGGAGCGAGCTCGACACCGTGGTGCGCGAGCTGGGCGCCGGCATCATCGCGCTCGGGGTCGAGCCCGAGGACCGGGTGGCCATCGCCTCGGGGACCCGCTACGAGTGGGCCGTCGCGGATCTGGCCATCATGGTCGCCGGTGCCGCGACGACCACCATCTACCCCACGACCATCGCGGACGACGTGGCGTTCATCCTCGGCGACTCGGCCACCAAGGTCGTCTTCGCCGAGGACGCCGAGCAGCTCGAGAAGCTGCGCTCGGTGCGCACGCGCACCCCGGGTCTCGGGCGGGTCGTGCTGATGACCGGCGTCCCGGACGCCGACGACTGGACCCTCACCCTCGACGAGCTGCGCGCCCTCGGGCGCGAGTACCTGGCGGGCGACCCCGGTGCGGTCGACGCGCGCATCGACGCCACCCGGCCCGACCAGCTGGCCACCATCATCTACACCTCGGGCACCACCGGCCGGCCCAAGGGCGTGCGTCTGCCGCACCGCTGCTGGACCTACGAGAGCGCGGCCGTCGAGGCGATCGACATCCTGTCCGAGGACGACGTGCAGTACCTGTGGCTGCCGCTGGCGCACGTCTTCGGCAAGAACCTGCTGACCCTGCCGCTGCAGATCGGGTTCGCCACCGCCATCGACGGCCGCATCGACAGGATCGTCGACAACCTGGCCGTGGTGAAGCCCACCTTCATGGGCGCCGCGCCGCGCATCTTCGAGAAGGCCTACGCGCGCATCCAGATGATGATGGAGGCCGAGGGCGGCCTCAAGGCCAGGCTCTTCCGCGCCGCGAGCGACACCGGCCGGCAGGTCAGCGAGCTGCGCGAGCAGGGCCGCGACCCCTCGGGGATGCTGGCGCTGAAGTACGCCGTCCTCGACCGGCTGGTCGCCGCCAAGATCCGCCAGCGCTTCGGAGGCAACATCCGCTTCTTCATCTCGGGCTCGGCGGCCCTGAACCAGGACATCGCCCGCTGGTTCGACGGCATGGGGATGCTCATCGCCGAGGGCTACGGGCTGACCGAGACCAGCGCCGCCTCGTTCGTCAACCGCACCAAGGCCTACCGCTACGGCACCGTCGGGTGGCCGCTGCCCGGCATCGAGGTCCGCATCGCCGGCGACGGCGAGATCCTGCTGCGGGGCCCGGGCAACATGGAGGGCTACCACAACAACCCCGAGGCGACGGCCGAGACCATCGACGCCGACGGCTGGCTGCACACCGGCGACATCGGGGAGCTCGACGAGCGCGGCTTCCTGTCGATCACCGACCGCAAGAAGGACCTGTTCAAGACCAGCGGCGGCAAGTACGTCGCGCCCTCGGTCATCGAGTCGCGGTTCAAGGGCCTGTGCCCGTACGCCAGCCAGCTCGTCGTGCACGGTGCCGACCGCAACTTCGTGTCGGCCCTGGTGACCCTCGACGCCGACGCCATGGCCGCGTGGGCGGCCCAGCACGGGATGGCGGGCCGCCCCTACGCCGAGGTCGTGACCTCGCCCGAGGCCCACGCGATGGTGCAGGGCTACGTCGACGAGCTGAACGCCGGGCTGAACCGCTGGGAGACCATCAAGAAGTTCACCATCCTCGAGCACGACCTCTCGGTCGAGGACGGTGAGCTGACCCCCAGCCTGAAGCTCAAGCGCAAGGTCGTGGCCGACCGCTACCAGGGCCTGCTGGACGCGCACTACACCGGCTGA
- a CDS encoding dihydrolipoyl dehydrogenase family protein produces MSAEQQVDLVVIGLGPGGEHLATEAARAGMRVVGVDERLVGGECPYYGCIPSKMMIRAANPLAEAHRVAALAGSATTAPDFSVVARRIREEATDDWDDTVAVERLEKAGVVFVRGHGRLAGDGVVEVGGTRYVASVGVVLNTGTAPATPPVDGLADTPFWTNREALRATEAPRSLVVMGGGAIGAELAQAFSRFGTRVSLVEAAPRILALEEPEASVVVAKAFAGEGIQVLAGAKVGRVAHADGRFAVTVTDGDGTALELGADRLLVAAGRRPNLADVGLDTVGLDPAARSVDVDERMRAGERLWAIGDITGKGAFTHLSMYQAGIALRDLTGADGPWASYHAVPRVTYTDPEVGAVGMTEQQARDAGVDVRTGSTALGTSSRGWIHGPGGEGVVKLVEDRAAGHLVGATSVGPTGGEVLSMLATAVHAKVPTAVLREQVLAYPTFHRAVGTALADLDA; encoded by the coding sequence ATGAGCGCGGAGCAGCAGGTCGACCTCGTCGTCATCGGGCTGGGGCCGGGGGGTGAGCACCTCGCCACCGAGGCCGCCCGGGCCGGGATGCGGGTCGTCGGCGTCGACGAGCGCCTGGTCGGCGGCGAGTGCCCGTACTACGGCTGCATCCCCAGCAAGATGATGATCCGCGCCGCCAACCCGCTCGCGGAGGCCCACCGCGTGGCCGCCTTGGCGGGCTCGGCGACGACCGCCCCCGACTTCTCGGTGGTCGCCCGCCGCATCCGCGAGGAGGCCACCGACGACTGGGACGACACGGTCGCGGTCGAGCGCCTCGAGAAGGCCGGCGTGGTGTTCGTGCGCGGCCACGGGCGGCTGGCCGGCGACGGCGTGGTCGAGGTCGGGGGCACCCGCTACGTCGCGTCGGTCGGCGTCGTGCTCAACACCGGCACCGCACCGGCCACTCCCCCGGTCGACGGCCTGGCCGACACCCCCTTCTGGACCAACCGCGAGGCGCTGCGAGCCACCGAGGCGCCCCGCTCGCTGGTCGTCATGGGCGGCGGCGCCATCGGGGCCGAGCTCGCGCAGGCGTTCTCGCGGTTCGGTACCCGCGTCAGCCTGGTCGAGGCCGCGCCGCGCATCCTGGCCCTCGAGGAGCCCGAGGCCTCCGTGGTCGTCGCGAAGGCCTTCGCCGGCGAGGGCATCCAGGTGCTGGCCGGTGCGAAGGTCGGCCGGGTCGCGCACGCCGACGGCCGGTTCGCCGTCACGGTGACCGACGGTGACGGCACCGCGCTCGAGCTGGGCGCCGACCGCCTGCTGGTGGCCGCGGGGCGCCGCCCCAACCTGGCCGACGTCGGGCTCGACACCGTGGGCCTCGACCCTGCCGCCCGCTCCGTCGACGTCGACGAGCGGATGCGCGCCGGCGAACGGCTCTGGGCCATCGGCGACATCACGGGCAAGGGCGCCTTCACGCACCTGTCGATGTACCAGGCCGGCATCGCGCTGCGCGACCTCACCGGCGCCGACGGGCCGTGGGCGAGCTACCACGCCGTGCCGCGCGTCACCTACACCGACCCGGAGGTGGGCGCGGTGGGGATGACCGAGCAGCAGGCCCGCGACGCCGGGGTCGATGTGCGCACCGGCTCGACCGCGCTCGGGACGAGCTCGCGGGGGTGGATCCACGGGCCGGGCGGCGAGGGTGTCGTCAAGCTCGTCGAGGACCGTGCGGCCGGCCACCTGGTCGGCGCCACCTCGGTGGGGCCCACCGGCGGCGAGGTCCTGTCGATGCTGGCCACGGCCGTGCACGCGAAGGTCCCGACGGCGGTGCTGCGCGAGCAGGTGCTCGCCTACCCGACCTTCCACCGCGCCGTCGGGACCGCGCTGGCCGACCTCGACGCCTGA
- a CDS encoding transaminase has product MTDTDRARLARLLSAEQETYSAEHPRSRELFEAGTNLFGRVPMTWMNKWSGGFPLYLDHARGNRITDVDGHTYVDFALGDTGAMAGHSPAPTTAAVARRMGELGGITTMLPSADAQWVGAELTRRFGMPLWSFTLSATDANRWAVRLARLATGRSKILVFAYSYHGSVDETFAITGPDGTTVSRPGNVAPPVPLDVTTRAATWNDLASVERQLAHGDVAAILTEPAMTNIGIVLPEPGFLEGLRELATRYGALLMIDETHTFSAGWGGATREWGLEPDLFVIGKSIGGGIPCGAYGISEAVAAAVTGHTDTGEADIIDVGGVGGTLAGNALSTAAMRATLDEVLTEDAFAHMTALATAFTEGVQGVLDEYDVPWSVSRLGARSEYRFARPAPRSGEESAAAHDDDLDAYLHLAMCNRGILMTPFHNMALMCPDTTRDDVDRHTAVFREVVAALYD; this is encoded by the coding sequence ATGACCGACACCGACCGCGCCCGCCTCGCCCGGCTCCTGTCCGCCGAGCAGGAGACGTACAGCGCCGAGCACCCCCGCAGCCGCGAGCTGTTCGAGGCCGGGACCAACCTGTTCGGGCGCGTCCCCATGACGTGGATGAACAAGTGGAGCGGCGGCTTCCCGCTCTACCTCGACCACGCGCGCGGCAACCGCATCACCGACGTCGACGGCCACACCTACGTCGACTTCGCCCTCGGCGACACCGGCGCCATGGCCGGGCACTCCCCCGCCCCGACGACCGCGGCCGTGGCCCGGCGGATGGGCGAGCTGGGCGGCATCACCACCATGCTGCCCAGCGCAGACGCCCAGTGGGTCGGCGCCGAGCTGACCCGGCGGTTCGGGATGCCGCTCTGGAGCTTCACGCTGTCGGCGACCGATGCCAACCGGTGGGCGGTACGGCTGGCGCGGCTCGCGACGGGCCGCTCGAAGATCCTCGTCTTCGCGTACAGCTACCACGGCTCGGTCGACGAGACCTTCGCGATCACCGGCCCCGACGGCACCACCGTCTCGCGCCCGGGCAACGTCGCGCCGCCGGTGCCGCTCGACGTCACCACCCGCGCCGCCACCTGGAACGACCTCGCCTCGGTCGAGCGCCAGCTCGCGCACGGCGACGTCGCGGCCATCCTCACCGAGCCCGCGATGACCAACATCGGCATCGTCCTGCCCGAGCCCGGCTTCCTCGAGGGCCTGCGCGAGCTCGCCACCCGCTACGGCGCGCTGCTGATGATCGACGAGACCCACACCTTCTCGGCCGGCTGGGGCGGGGCGACCCGCGAGTGGGGCCTCGAGCCCGACCTCTTCGTCATCGGCAAGTCCATCGGCGGCGGCATCCCGTGCGGTGCGTACGGCATCTCCGAGGCCGTGGCGGCGGCCGTGACGGGCCACACCGACACCGGCGAGGCCGACATCATCGACGTCGGCGGGGTCGGCGGCACCCTGGCCGGCAACGCCCTCTCCACGGCCGCGATGCGCGCGACCCTCGACGAGGTCCTCACGGAGGACGCCTTCGCCCACATGACCGCCCTCGCCACCGCGTTCACCGAGGGGGTGCAGGGCGTGCTCGACGAGTACGACGTGCCGTGGTCGGTGAGCCGCCTCGGGGCGCGCTCGGAGTACCGCTTCGCGCGCCCGGCGCCCCGCAGCGGCGAGGAGTCGGCCGCGGCCCACGACGACGACCTCGACGCCTACCTGCACCTCGCCATGTGCAACCGCGGCATCCTCATGACGCCGTTCCACAACATGGCGCTGATGTGCCCCGACACCACCCGCGACGACGTCGACCGGCACACCGCGGTCTTCCGCGAGGTCGTGGCCGCGCTCTACGACTGA
- a CDS encoding TIGR03960 family B12-binding radical SAM protein — translation MSGESVFPALEPLLEQVSKPIQYVGGELNSTVKPWDVGGDATVRWALMYPDAYEVGVPNQGVMILYEVLNERPDALAERTYAVWPDLEALMREHAVPQFTVDAHRAVGDFDLLGMSFSTELGYTNMLTALDLAGIPLHAADRDESHPLVVAGGHAAFNPETIADFVDCAVVGDGEEAVLAITDIVGAWKREGRPGGRHELLLRLARTGGVYVPAFFDVTYLPDGRIQRVAPNAPGVPWRVSKHTVMDLDAWPYPKQPLVPLAESVHERMSVEIFRGCTRGCRFCQAGMITRPVRERSITGIGEMVERGLAATGFEEVGLLSLSSADHSEIAAVTKGLADRYEGTNTGLSLPSTRVDAFNIDLANELTRNGRRSGLTFAPEGGSERIRKVINKMVSEEDLIRTVAAAYGAGWRQVKLYFMCGLPTETDEDVLQIAELAKRVIETGREVSGRRDIRCTVSIGGFVPKPHTPFQWAAQLGAEETDARLAKLREAIRADRRYASAIGFRYHDGKPGIVEGLLSRGDRRVGRVIEAVWRDGGRFDGWSEHFSYERWMAAAERELTPQGVDVAWYTTREREEAEVLPWDHVDSGLDKEWLWQDWLDALDETEVDDCRWTPCFDCGVCPQMGTEIEIGPTGKTLLPLTVLGAGRAQMAEAAAGHTH, via the coding sequence ATGTCCGGTGAGTCCGTCTTCCCCGCCCTCGAGCCGCTGCTCGAGCAGGTGAGCAAGCCCATCCAGTACGTGGGCGGCGAGCTCAACTCCACGGTCAAGCCCTGGGACGTCGGGGGCGACGCCACCGTGCGCTGGGCCCTGATGTACCCCGACGCCTACGAGGTCGGCGTGCCGAACCAGGGCGTCATGATCCTGTACGAAGTCCTCAACGAGCGGCCCGACGCCCTGGCGGAGCGCACCTACGCGGTGTGGCCCGACCTCGAGGCGCTGATGCGCGAGCACGCCGTCCCGCAGTTCACCGTCGACGCCCACCGCGCGGTCGGCGACTTCGATCTGCTCGGGATGTCGTTCTCCACCGAGCTCGGCTACACCAACATGCTCACCGCGCTCGACCTCGCGGGCATCCCGCTGCACGCGGCCGACCGCGACGAGAGCCACCCGCTGGTCGTCGCCGGCGGCCACGCGGCCTTCAACCCCGAGACCATCGCCGACTTCGTCGACTGCGCGGTGGTGGGTGACGGCGAGGAGGCCGTGCTCGCCATCACCGACATCGTCGGGGCGTGGAAGCGCGAGGGCCGCCCGGGCGGTCGCCACGAGCTCCTGCTGCGCCTGGCGCGCACCGGCGGCGTCTACGTGCCGGCCTTCTTCGACGTCACCTACCTGCCCGACGGCCGCATCCAGCGCGTCGCCCCCAACGCCCCCGGCGTGCCGTGGCGGGTCTCGAAGCACACCGTCATGGACCTCGACGCGTGGCCCTACCCCAAGCAGCCGCTGGTGCCGCTGGCCGAGTCGGTGCACGAGCGGATGTCGGTCGAGATCTTCCGCGGCTGCACGCGGGGCTGCCGGTTCTGCCAGGCGGGGATGATCACCCGCCCGGTGCGCGAGCGCTCCATCACCGGCATCGGCGAGATGGTCGAGCGCGGCCTGGCCGCCACCGGCTTCGAGGAGGTGGGCCTGCTCTCGCTCTCGAGCGCCGACCACTCCGAGATCGCCGCGGTCACCAAGGGCCTGGCCGACCGCTACGAGGGCACCAACACCGGTCTGTCGCTGCCGTCCACGCGCGTCGACGCCTTCAACATCGACCTCGCCAACGAGCTCACCCGCAACGGACGCCGCTCGGGGCTCACCTTCGCGCCCGAGGGCGGGTCCGAACGCATCCGCAAGGTCATCAACAAGATGGTCAGCGAGGAGGACCTCATCCGCACCGTCGCGGCCGCGTACGGCGCGGGGTGGCGGCAGGTGAAGCTCTACTTCATGTGCGGGCTCCCCACCGAGACCGACGAGGACGTCCTCCAGATCGCCGAGCTCGCGAAGCGCGTCATCGAGACGGGCCGCGAGGTCAGCGGCCGCCGCGACATCCGCTGCACGGTCTCGATCGGCGGGTTCGTCCCCAAGCCGCACACCCCGTTCCAGTGGGCCGCGCAGCTCGGGGCCGAGGAGACCGACGCCCGCCTGGCCAAGCTGCGCGAGGCCATCCGTGCCGACCGCCGCTACGCGAGTGCCATCGGCTTCCGCTACCACGACGGCAAGCCCGGCATCGTCGAGGGGCTGCTCTCGCGCGGCGACCGCCGCGTCGGGCGCGTCATCGAGGCGGTGTGGCGCGACGGTGGCCGCTTCGACGGCTGGAGCGAGCACTTCTCCTACGAGCGGTGGATGGCCGCCGCCGAGCGCGAGCTGACGCCGCAGGGCGTCGACGTGGCCTGGTACACCACCCGTGAGCGCGAGGAGGCCGAGGTCCTGCCCTGGGACCACGTCGACTCCGGGCTCGACAAGGAGTGGCTCTGGCAGGACTGGCTGGACGCCCTCGACGAGACCGAGGTCGACGACTGCCGCTGGACCCCGTGCTTCGACTGCGGCGTCTGCCCGCAGATGGGCACCGAGATCGAGATCGGGCCCACGGGCAAGACCCTGCTGCCGCTGACCGTCCTCGGCGCCGGACGCGCCCAGATGGCCGAGGCCGCCGCCGGTCACACCCACTGA